One Ensifer adhaerens genomic window, CTCAGGTTCGAGAAGATCGGGACCGCGCCGATCAGGTCCTGTGCCGGCGCGCCGAAGTGACGTGGATCGGGCCTCGTGGCGTCCAGCGCCAGCGGGCTCTCCGGAGGCATCGCCAATTGCAATCCATTTGCCCTGCAATGCCGGTAGACCAGGTCGATAACCTCGTTGCGTGCCGGGCCACGCTGGGCCGGGCTGGTGACCCGGAACTGGAGTTCCACGGTGATGGCGCTCGCGTCGATCCCCACAACTCCGACAGTCGGCGGCGGCTGCCTCACGATGGCATTGCAACTGTCGAGAACGGTGTTCATCACCTCGACGATGATCCGCGGCATCCGGGTCGGAGCCACACGCACAGAGACAACGATCTGATGGTTCTCGTCCGGCTGGCTGACATTGGTCAGCCCCACCTTTGCCAGAACGCTGTTCGGCAGGACGACGAGATTGTGGGCTGCGGTGAGGAGATGCGTCGAACGCCAGTTGCTTGAAACCACCCGACCTTCGGTTCCATCGCTCAGACAGATCCAATCACCAAGGACGTAGGGGCGACCGAGGGTCAGCGCTATTCCCGAGAAGACATCACTCAACGTGCTCTGCAATGCGAGACCGAGAATGATCGCAATGATGCCCGAAGTCGCCAGCAAGCCGCCGATCGGCACCCCGAATACGAAAGCCAGGATGGAAAGCAGTACGCCGAGGTAGACGACGGCAACGACCAGGTCCTGGATCAAACGCGCTTCTCGCGGGCGGCCATCGAGAACAAGGTAAAGCCGAACGAAGCCGATCACGGCCCAGGAGAGATGAACCCACCAGAGCGTTTTTGCCGCCACGAACAGCGTCTGCGTGTCGTTGAGATATGTCGGATCGAAGCGAAACGGATTCATGCGACTGTAGGCGAGCACAACAGTCATCGCCGCAAAGAACGCGATCTGCACCACCAGCCGCGCCGTTGGACGCGCCCTTCCCTGCAGGTGCCAGACGACAATTCCGGCAAGGCCAAGCATGCAGACGAGCGCAGGAAGCAGTTGAGTTTGCTGGTCCATTTCCAGTCTCCGGCGAAACCATGCGAGCTCTTTCGTCCGAGCAAATATGACGACAACGACGCGAGCGTCGGATACGAGCCCCAAGAAGGATTGCAGATCATTGTTCCCCGGCGGACACAGTCTCGCCGTCCAGGATCTCGCTACAGCTGCCGGATGGAACTGATCAGCCTGTTGCTGTTCAATGGCTTGCTCAGAAACTCCGATGCCCCGCCCTTCAACGCAGCCTCCTCGGCGTCGGCATCTGCGTAGGATGTCATGATCAGTACGGGCTGTTCGTGCCCTTGCGTCCTGAGCGTTCTAAGAAGCTCTAGTCCGGACATCCCAGGCATGCGCAGGTCAGTCAGGATACAGTCGGCCGTCCTGAAACCTTCCTGCG contains:
- a CDS encoding mechanosensitive ion channel family protein, whose protein sequence is MDQQTQLLPALVCMLGLAGIVVWHLQGRARPTARLVVQIAFFAAMTVVLAYSRMNPFRFDPTYLNDTQTLFVAAKTLWWVHLSWAVIGFVRLYLVLDGRPREARLIQDLVVAVVYLGVLLSILAFVFGVPIGGLLATSGIIAIILGLALQSTLSDVFSGIALTLGRPYVLGDWICLSDGTEGRVVSSNWRSTHLLTAAHNLVVLPNSVLAKVGLTNVSQPDENHQIVVSVRVAPTRMPRIIVEVMNTVLDSCNAIVRQPPPTVGVVGIDASAITVELQFRVTSPAQRGPARNEVIDLVYRHCRANGLQLAMPPESPLALDATRPDPRHFGAPAQDLIGAVPIFSNLSQEERDALALSATLRNFPAGAEIVAEGRALASLMIIKNGVVAMKSGENEIARLAPGDFFGEDGLLAGMKEKHGLHAATRLAVYELGQAAIAPLLFKRPEIAEDLAAHLAQREAIGARPELPANQRERRRLDLLHAIRSIFRSQRESAKS
- a CDS encoding response regulator transcription factor, which translates into the protein MSGSRAKIVAIIDDDRSLRLALQDLLEAVGIVGEVYESAEDFISQEGFRTADCILTDLRMPGMSGLELLRTLRTQGHEQPVLIMTSYADADAEEAALKGGASEFLSKPLNSNRLISSIRQL